Proteins encoded by one window of Geobacter sp. DSM 9736:
- a CDS encoding PfkB family carbohydrate kinase: MSILVVGSVAFDSVETPFGQVENVLGGSATYFATSASFFTDVNLVAVVGDDFPEEHLEFLRSRNIDLRGLTRTSGKTFHWKGKYGYDLNEAQTLETHLNVFESFRPEIPPEYADAEYLILANIDPDLQLEVLNQVKTPRVVACDTMNFWIASKSESLKKVIQRADFFIINEGEARQLSGESNLVKAARKILDFGAKTLIIKRGEYGVLMFRSSVFAAPAYPLEEVFDPTGAGDTFAGGFMGYLASTGDLSDDGLRRAIVFGSVMASFNVEDFSLNRLKSLQHREIEERYRNFKNLTHFQGLPLSK, from the coding sequence ATGAGCATTCTAGTCGTAGGGTCAGTGGCTTTCGATTCGGTGGAAACCCCTTTCGGTCAAGTAGAAAACGTTTTAGGAGGATCTGCCACATATTTTGCCACCTCTGCCAGCTTTTTTACAGATGTGAATCTAGTGGCGGTTGTAGGCGATGATTTCCCCGAGGAGCATCTGGAGTTTCTCCGGTCACGAAACATCGATCTTCGTGGACTCACGAGAACCAGCGGCAAGACCTTTCATTGGAAGGGGAAGTACGGGTACGACCTGAATGAGGCACAGACGCTTGAAACCCATCTGAATGTGTTCGAGAGTTTTCGCCCGGAGATTCCTCCCGAGTATGCGGATGCCGAGTACCTGATCCTGGCGAATATCGATCCCGATCTTCAGCTGGAAGTGCTGAACCAGGTGAAGACCCCGCGGGTGGTAGCTTGCGACACGATGAACTTCTGGATAGCTTCCAAGTCGGAATCGCTCAAGAAGGTCATTCAGCGTGCCGATTTCTTTATCATCAATGAAGGAGAAGCCCGCCAGCTATCCGGTGAATCTAACCTGGTAAAAGCAGCGCGTAAGATCCTAGATTTCGGAGCCAAAACTCTTATCATCAAACGAGGGGAGTACGGTGTTCTCATGTTCCGTTCATCCGTCTTTGCTGCTCCGGCATACCCGCTAGAAGAAGTGTTCGATCCTACGGGGGCCGGAGACACATTTGCCGGCGGGTTCATGGGGTACCTGGCCAGCACCGGGGACCTTTCCGACGATGGTCTTCGCAGAGCGATCGTTTTCGGGAGCGTGATGGCCTCCTTCAACGTGGAAGATTTCAGCCTTAACAGACTGAAGTCGCTTCAGCACAGGGAGATCGAAGAAAGGTACCGGAACTTCAAGAATCTCACGCATTTTCAGGGGCTCCCGTTGTCGAAATAG
- a CDS encoding lipopolysaccharide assembly protein LapB, whose product MTGFFRITPLLLFLALAGCAIGEAARKEAAYHYQMGLSYLVENNVTGALIELTEAEKLTPDDPELLNYLGLAYYRKGRFEIAESKYMRALDLKHNYSDARNNLGVTYMEMKRWDEAIREFKVVTDDIFYRDQGSATINLGLAYFGKGDLPKALSVLRSATSANPRDPRAHLHLGRVYLAQDKTELAIGAFKRAIDLQQGYVNAYYNLGLAYIKNMENGNAKDAFRMVMRLAPDSEIGQLSREHIDTLK is encoded by the coding sequence ATGACAGGTTTTTTCAGGATAACGCCGCTCCTGCTCTTTCTCGCTCTTGCCGGCTGCGCTATTGGGGAAGCAGCCCGAAAGGAGGCTGCGTATCACTACCAGATGGGGCTTTCCTATTTAGTGGAAAACAACGTCACCGGTGCGCTGATCGAGCTGACTGAAGCGGAAAAGCTGACTCCTGACGATCCGGAGCTTCTAAATTACCTCGGGCTCGCCTACTACAGGAAAGGGCGTTTCGAGATAGCCGAATCGAAATATATGCGTGCTCTGGATCTGAAACACAACTATTCCGACGCACGCAATAATCTCGGCGTAACGTATATGGAAATGAAGCGCTGGGACGAGGCGATTCGGGAGTTTAAAGTCGTCACAGATGACATATTTTATCGTGATCAGGGTTCCGCAACCATCAATCTTGGCCTTGCGTATTTCGGAAAAGGTGATCTTCCAAAGGCGCTCTCGGTACTTCGGTCTGCGACCAGCGCCAATCCACGAGACCCGCGAGCACACCTTCATCTCGGCAGAGTGTACCTGGCTCAAGATAAAACGGAACTTGCGATCGGTGCGTTTAAACGGGCCATCGATCTTCAGCAAGGCTACGTGAACGCCTACTATAATCTCGGCCTCGCCTACATTAAAAACATGGAAAACGGGAATGCAAAGGACGCGTTCAGAATGGTGATGCGTCTGGCACCGGATTCCGAGATCGGACAGCTTTCCAGGGAGCATATCGACACCCTGAAGTGA
- a CDS encoding helix-turn-helix domain-containing protein yields MSTIPETWVGKPVGQILRETREARGFSLEDAARVTRISKNYLASIEAEAYEKLPSPAYIKGFLRIYAGYLDLSGDAVVACYERGTAPVPPVVEKPAARPAPKGDKAFTRKSGRWSIPLLLLVLVLIASFFYGERDERPQRPQPPTPPPPPAALPPSPVLPPRTSAIPPPPEEAPAAPAQETTIEAPVPQGKGLVLRLKVNQDSLLSISIDSGTSQKYDLKSGDVIEWKGEKAFTLELSNGGGVAAELNGKPVAPLGAVGKPAHVVLKAEGTQAPE; encoded by the coding sequence GTGAGCACAATTCCGGAAACATGGGTTGGGAAGCCGGTTGGGCAAATTCTTCGGGAGACGAGGGAGGCGCGGGGCTTTTCGTTGGAGGACGCTGCGCGGGTGACGCGCATCAGCAAAAACTACCTCGCATCCATCGAGGCAGAAGCATATGAGAAACTGCCGAGCCCGGCTTACATCAAGGGGTTCCTGAGGATCTACGCTGGGTATCTCGATCTTTCCGGGGATGCTGTGGTTGCATGCTATGAACGCGGTACGGCACCAGTGCCTCCGGTTGTGGAGAAGCCAGCTGCGAGGCCTGCGCCCAAAGGGGACAAAGCATTTACCCGCAAGAGCGGCCGCTGGTCAATTCCCCTGCTGCTTCTCGTCTTGGTGCTGATCGCTTCATTCTTTTACGGGGAGCGTGACGAAAGGCCCCAGCGGCCGCAACCTCCCACTCCACCCCCGCCTCCAGCGGCACTTCCTCCTTCTCCGGTGCTGCCGCCGCGAACTTCCGCTATACCTCCTCCTCCGGAGGAAGCCCCCGCGGCTCCTGCGCAGGAGACGACCATAGAAGCCCCGGTGCCTCAGGGTAAAGGCCTCGTCCTACGGCTAAAGGTTAACCAGGACAGCCTACTTTCCATCTCCATTGACAGTGGAACCTCTCAAAAGTACGACCTGAAGAGTGGAGACGTCATCGAGTGGAAAGGGGAAAAGGCGTTCACCCTTGAGCTCAGTAATGGAGGGGGGGTAGCGGCGGAGTTGAACGGCAAGCCCGTGGCACCCCTTGGTGCCGTCGGAAAGCCTGCACATGTGGTTCTGAAAGCCGAAGGCACGCAGGCTCCGGAGTAA
- a CDS encoding GAF domain-containing protein, translated as MQLAARCRKCGRIMRSERIDPYRVKMTCSCGFSDFRTLTERVKTVNPFFHKASFTPFLESERGKMILTMQRANREHLEIISLEEISMLVSSDFELADVLQTVAKKMAEQLKVSVCSIYLTDGDELVLAATHGFEPSFIGKIRIRFGEGITGTVARDKQHISLSRASQDPRYKHFPELQEEKYNSMLSFPITDKKDVYGVINLNSTSLKTFSEDETYFVSIIANLILTAIKLRTRISARK; from the coding sequence ATGCAGCTTGCAGCTCGCTGCCGGAAATGCGGCAGGATCATGAGGAGTGAAAGAATAGACCCCTACCGGGTGAAAATGACCTGCAGTTGCGGGTTTTCCGATTTCCGTACCTTAACTGAAAGGGTAAAGACGGTAAACCCTTTCTTCCATAAGGCGAGCTTTACACCTTTTCTGGAGAGTGAGCGGGGCAAGATGATCCTCACCATGCAGCGGGCAAACCGCGAGCACCTGGAGATCATTTCGCTCGAAGAGATCAGCATGCTCGTCTCTTCCGATTTCGAACTCGCAGATGTGTTGCAGACAGTTGCAAAAAAGATGGCTGAACAGCTGAAGGTGAGCGTTTGCAGTATCTACCTGACCGATGGGGACGAGCTGGTACTCGCGGCTACGCACGGTTTCGAACCCTCCTTCATCGGGAAAATCAGGATCAGGTTCGGCGAGGGGATAACAGGGACCGTCGCCAGAGACAAGCAGCACATATCCCTGAGCCGCGCCTCTCAGGACCCGCGGTACAAGCATTTTCCCGAGCTACAGGAAGAAAAGTACAATTCCATGCTGTCCTTTCCTATCACCGACAAAAAAGATGTATATGGGGTCATCAATCTTAACTCGACATCGCTCAAGACCTTCTCCGAAGATGAAACCTATTTCGTCTCAATCATCGCCAATCTTATCCTAACAGCCATAAAACTTCGCACGCGGATCTCTGCGAGAAAGTAG
- a CDS encoding response regulator, with amino-acid sequence MAKQAKRILVVDDEENARLALTKLLSNEGFVVESVANGFEALNYLRQQDVNLIITDINMPEMNGITFLKELNKSFPKSNVIMITAYGGVESYIEAMNLGAFEYINKPVKIDDLKLILKKIFKETTH; translated from the coding sequence GTGGCCAAACAAGCAAAAAGAATTCTTGTGGTGGATGATGAGGAGAACGCGCGGCTTGCGCTTACCAAACTCCTGTCGAACGAAGGTTTCGTTGTAGAGAGTGTGGCAAACGGCTTCGAAGCCCTGAATTACCTTCGGCAGCAGGACGTGAATCTTATCATCACCGACATTAACATGCCGGAGATGAACGGCATCACGTTCCTGAAGGAATTGAACAAGAGTTTCCCCAAGAGCAACGTAATCATGATTACCGCCTACGGTGGCGTCGAATCCTACATTGAAGCAATGAACCTGGGTGCTTTCGAGTACATCAACAAGCCTGTGAAGATTGATGATCTGAAGCTGATTCTCAAGAAGATCTTCAAAGAGACGACCCACTAA
- a CDS encoding universal stress protein — MKPFEKILFANDFSENSEHAFDFAYTLARNFNARLLMIHVINEPVDLRGFYVPHISFEKLEKEIEEGAEKMMDKFCRSRIQDYSNYETYIVSGIPYEEILKKADDEQVSLIVLGTQGRSGIDHFLFGSTAERVVRRAKCPVMTVRLPEE; from the coding sequence ATGAAACCGTTCGAGAAGATCCTGTTCGCCAATGACTTTTCGGAAAATTCCGAACATGCTTTCGACTTTGCCTACACCCTTGCCAGGAATTTCAACGCCCGGCTTCTTATGATCCATGTCATTAACGAGCCCGTGGATCTTCGCGGCTTTTACGTTCCGCACATCTCTTTTGAAAAGCTTGAAAAGGAAATCGAGGAGGGGGCGGAGAAAATGATGGATAAATTCTGCCGCAGCAGAATCCAGGACTATTCGAATTATGAGACGTACATCGTCTCAGGCATACCCTACGAAGAGATACTCAAGAAAGCGGACGACGAGCAGGTCTCGCTGATCGTGCTTGGGACACAGGGGCGGAGCGGAATTGATCACTTCCTTTTCGGCAGCACCGCCGAGCGGGTGGTGCGCAGGGCGAAATGCCCGGTGATGACTGTCCGTCTTCCCGAAGAGTAG
- a CDS encoding response regulator — MDKTGTAGSNILIIDDEKIILDLTSIILKNRGYNVLTASDAGTGFSIIESEKPELVLLDYMMPGIDGLTALKEIRLRFPETYVIMFTGKGSEEIAVELMKAGASDYILKPFNNQDLADRIAGVLKIRDVELRNLELLAERERLLKEIEAWNVELEARVREKTEALQQAQAENVQTEKLATLGYLSAGMAHEVRNPLNSITLFVQLLKGGLEEKEKQEYISRILKEVDRIDNILSKLLNASKRPRYELKDVHIDRLIDQTLEIFAPQIERNGIQVIRDYRTAPPAIQADPSEIEQIFTNLFLNSIYEMAHGGTLTVHLDCGESGIFTKVSDTGRGIPKKDLPNIFDPFFTSKSGGSGLGLSVVLRIVKTYKGRIEVEETSDAGTTFRIFLPFTS; from the coding sequence ATGGATAAGACCGGGACAGCAGGCTCCAACATACTGATCATCGATGACGAGAAGATCATCCTCGACCTTACCTCGATCATTCTGAAAAACCGTGGCTACAATGTCCTTACCGCTTCGGACGCCGGCACGGGGTTCAGCATTATCGAAAGCGAGAAGCCCGAGCTGGTACTTCTCGACTACATGATGCCCGGCATCGACGGACTGACGGCTCTGAAGGAAATCCGACTTCGTTTTCCCGAAACCTACGTGATCATGTTCACAGGAAAGGGGAGCGAGGAGATTGCCGTCGAGCTTATGAAAGCCGGCGCATCCGACTATATCCTCAAGCCCTTCAACAACCAGGACCTGGCGGACCGTATCGCCGGCGTCCTGAAGATCAGGGACGTGGAATTACGGAATCTTGAACTTCTCGCGGAACGGGAACGGCTGCTCAAGGAGATAGAAGCCTGGAACGTTGAGCTGGAGGCGCGGGTCAGGGAGAAAACCGAGGCTCTTCAACAGGCGCAGGCTGAGAATGTTCAGACGGAGAAGCTTGCCACCCTCGGCTACCTTTCCGCCGGGATGGCTCATGAGGTACGCAATCCTCTCAATTCCATCACCCTTTTTGTACAGCTTCTCAAAGGGGGGCTTGAAGAGAAAGAGAAGCAGGAATACATAAGCCGCATCCTGAAGGAGGTGGATCGCATTGACAACATTCTCAGCAAGCTCCTCAATGCATCGAAACGCCCCCGTTACGAGCTGAAGGATGTTCACATCGACCGCCTCATCGACCAGACACTTGAGATCTTTGCTCCGCAGATAGAGCGCAACGGCATCCAGGTAATCCGGGATTACCGGACTGCTCCTCCTGCGATTCAGGCCGATCCTTCAGAAATAGAGCAGATTTTCACCAATCTCTTCCTCAATTCCATCTATGAAATGGCCCATGGAGGTACGCTTACAGTTCACCTCGACTGCGGCGAATCCGGTATTTTCACGAAGGTTTCGGATACCGGAAGAGGAATCCCCAAGAAGGACCTTCCCAACATATTCGACCCCTTCTTCACGAGCAAGAGTGGGGGGAGCGGCCTAGGGCTTTCCGTCGTCCTTCGTATCGTGAAGACCTACAAGGGTAGGATAGAGGTTGAGGAAACGAGCGATGCGGGAACTACATTCAGGATTTTCCTCCCTTTTACTTCATAA
- a CDS encoding response regulator, whose protein sequence is MKSRGKILLIDDDQAFLGLLSAAFTDSGFSVVTAGDGVAGIKAFVQEHPQVVIADLVMPRLGGVSTCMEIARLAGADEPVIILLTSMFHEPPHEHQIPEMGAKFHLSKRTKPVDIVIIVEQLLDRNRSSAGY, encoded by the coding sequence ATGAAGAGCCGGGGCAAAATTCTGCTGATAGATGACGATCAGGCATTCCTGGGCCTGCTGTCCGCGGCCTTTACCGACAGCGGCTTTTCGGTCGTTACCGCCGGTGATGGTGTGGCCGGCATCAAGGCATTCGTGCAGGAGCATCCTCAGGTTGTCATAGCGGATCTGGTCATGCCGCGGCTGGGAGGCGTTAGTACCTGCATGGAAATTGCGCGCCTGGCCGGAGCGGATGAACCGGTCATCATCCTTCTGACCTCGATGTTTCACGAGCCCCCTCACGAGCATCAGATACCCGAGATGGGGGCAAAATTCCACCTTTCGAAACGAACCAAACCTGTGGATATCGTAATCATAGTAGAGCAGCTGCTCGACAGGAACCGATCCTCAGCCGGATACTGA
- a CDS encoding NAD(P)/FAD-dependent oxidoreductase produces MPFLIRNITLSPDDREELLLTRILRHFSLQPSEVKQWRIVRKGVDARRKKQIRVVYTVELTLDREDAFARRCADNPDVERVTPAASFIPVQIESSKKIVIVGFGPAGIFAALRLSEYGLAPLVIERGAEMARRVKDVQLFWNQGSLDPESNVQFGEGGAGTFSDGKLTTRVRDSNIGYILDQLVRFGAPQEIRYLAKPHIGTDRLRDVVVNMRRHLAARGIEVRFGNRLTGIAAEGGALRGALINERLEEACDVLVLAPGHSARDTYRMLHDAGVRLEQKAFSIGLRVEHPQELINTIQYGIPGHPHLPQAEYALAYNDPSSGRSAYSFCMCPGGMVVASSSETGGVVTNGMSNHLRNAPFANSALVVTVGPRDFTDKSPLAGIEFQRIWERKAFTAAGEGYLAPAQNLLSFLGEKGDLPLRSSYLPGVLRYDLPMVLPPFVTDTLRDGLRQFDRKMRGFVTREATLTGVETRTSAPVRIERGEDMQSVSLAGLYPAGEGAGYAGGIVSAALDGIRVADAVAERLRMERNLTLQTSKGACFE; encoded by the coding sequence ATGCCGTTTCTCATCCGCAACATCACGCTCTCCCCCGACGACCGGGAAGAGCTTCTTCTGACCAGAATTCTGCGGCACTTCTCCCTGCAGCCTTCCGAAGTGAAGCAATGGCGTATAGTGCGCAAGGGGGTCGATGCTCGCAGGAAAAAGCAGATCAGGGTCGTTTACACCGTGGAGCTCACTCTAGATCGTGAGGATGCCTTCGCGCGACGATGCGCAGATAATCCTGATGTAGAAAGAGTTACCCCAGCGGCCTCTTTCATTCCCGTTCAGATAGAGTCGTCGAAGAAGATCGTGATTGTAGGATTCGGTCCGGCTGGAATCTTCGCCGCTCTCCGTCTCTCCGAGTATGGGCTCGCACCGTTGGTCATCGAACGTGGAGCCGAAATGGCGAGAAGGGTGAAGGACGTTCAGCTTTTCTGGAACCAAGGCTCACTGGACCCGGAAAGCAATGTTCAGTTCGGTGAGGGGGGCGCCGGCACCTTTTCAGACGGTAAACTAACCACGCGGGTTCGAGATTCCAACATCGGCTATATTCTGGATCAACTGGTCAGATTCGGGGCACCCCAGGAGATACGCTACCTGGCAAAACCGCATATAGGCACAGACCGGCTGCGGGACGTCGTCGTCAACATGAGGCGTCACCTGGCGGCGAGGGGGATAGAGGTACGGTTCGGGAACCGGCTCACAGGTATTGCCGCAGAAGGGGGGGCACTGAGAGGGGCCCTGATCAATGAGCGGCTGGAGGAGGCATGTGATGTTCTTGTTCTGGCTCCGGGACATAGCGCGCGCGATACCTACCGCATGCTCCACGACGCGGGGGTTAGGCTGGAGCAGAAGGCATTCAGCATCGGACTTCGCGTCGAACACCCCCAGGAGCTGATCAACACCATACAGTACGGCATCCCGGGGCACCCACATCTTCCCCAGGCCGAATATGCCCTTGCCTACAACGATCCCAGCTCCGGCCGGTCGGCGTATTCATTCTGCATGTGCCCGGGGGGCATGGTCGTAGCCAGCTCCTCAGAAACCGGAGGGGTTGTCACCAATGGAATGAGCAACCACCTGCGAAACGCCCCCTTCGCCAACAGCGCTCTCGTGGTGACGGTGGGCCCCCGGGATTTCACTGACAAGTCGCCGCTGGCAGGGATAGAGTTCCAACGGATATGGGAGCGGAAGGCGTTCACTGCAGCAGGGGAGGGCTACCTGGCGCCTGCGCAGAATCTCCTCAGCTTCCTCGGAGAAAAAGGTGATCTTCCCCTTCGCTCCAGCTATCTTCCCGGTGTCTTGCGCTACGATCTGCCCATGGTGCTTCCTCCCTTCGTAACAGACACCCTCAGGGATGGTCTTCGCCAGTTTGACAGAAAGATGCGCGGTTTTGTGACGAGGGAGGCGACGCTAACCGGCGTGGAGACGCGCACCTCGGCACCTGTAAGAATAGAACGGGGTGAAGATATGCAGTCAGTCAGTCTTGCCGGCCTTTACCCAGCCGGCGAAGGGGCCGGTTACGCGGGGGGCATCGTCAGTGCCGCACTCGACGGCATTCGGGTGGCTGATGCCGTTGCAGAACGGTTGCGGATGGAGCGGAACCTCACTTTGCAAACCTCTAAAGGAGCATGCTTTGAGTAA
- a CDS encoding 3'-5' exoribonuclease YhaM family protein gives MSKVFVSDIRDRSLVDSVFLVKEKITAMAKNGKPYLTLRLMDRTGEVEAKVWDNVDLLAAQFDKDDFVAIRSKATVYLGKMQLVVSELRRMPDQDVVLADFLPETARCIREMEAELHDLLASLTDVHLRRLLQAFVDDPPFMALYRMAPAAKGMHHVYLGGLLEHSLAVARLVDRVVPLYGGINRDLLIAGALLHDVGKVREMAFSRSFDYTDEGKLLGHITIGIEMIQEKILAINGFPPELAMLLKHMLLSHHGQYEYGSPKRPKTLEATILNYLDDLDSKINGIRTHMNKELESSSRWTSYHRLYDRYFYKENLLPAEEEETVTEMAAEMVIPVPNADSPKPDCRKGFRNSPFEQLKEGTLDLF, from the coding sequence TTGAGTAAAGTTTTCGTCAGTGACATAAGAGACCGCAGCCTTGTCGATTCGGTCTTTCTCGTCAAGGAAAAGATCACCGCTATGGCCAAGAACGGCAAGCCTTACCTTACACTGCGGCTCATGGACCGCACGGGTGAGGTGGAAGCGAAGGTCTGGGACAATGTGGATCTCCTCGCCGCCCAGTTCGATAAGGACGATTTTGTTGCCATCCGCTCCAAGGCTACTGTGTACCTGGGGAAGATGCAGCTGGTCGTTTCGGAACTGCGAAGGATGCCGGACCAAGATGTCGTTCTGGCGGACTTTCTGCCGGAAACGGCCCGCTGCATCAGAGAGATGGAGGCAGAGCTGCACGATCTCCTCGCATCTCTTACGGATGTTCATCTGAGGAGGCTCCTTCAGGCTTTTGTCGATGATCCGCCCTTTATGGCCCTTTACAGAATGGCGCCGGCAGCCAAAGGTATGCACCACGTCTACCTTGGGGGCCTGCTCGAGCATTCCCTGGCGGTTGCCCGTCTTGTGGACAGGGTGGTGCCGCTCTACGGGGGGATCAACCGGGACCTCCTCATCGCTGGTGCTCTTCTACACGATGTGGGGAAGGTGCGGGAAATGGCCTTCTCCCGCTCCTTCGACTATACGGACGAAGGAAAACTGCTCGGTCACATCACTATCGGCATCGAGATGATACAGGAGAAGATCCTGGCTATTAACGGGTTTCCCCCAGAGCTCGCGATGCTTCTCAAGCACATGCTTCTCTCCCACCACGGGCAGTATGAATACGGTTCCCCGAAAAGGCCGAAAACGCTGGAAGCGACGATTCTCAATTACCTCGACGACCTCGATTCCAAGATAAACGGCATAAGGACCCACATGAACAAGGAGCTTGAGAGCTCCTCCCGCTGGACCTCCTATCACCGGCTTTACGACCGGTATTTCTACAAGGAAAACTTGCTTCCGGCCGAGGAGGAAGAGACGGTCACGGAAATGGCTGCCGAGATGGTCATTCCGGTGCCCAATGCAGACTCCCCCAAACCCGACTGCCGGAAAGGATTCCGGAACTCACCGTTCGAGCAGCTGAAGGAGGGCACACTCGATCTGTTCTGA
- a CDS encoding MBL fold metallo-hydrolase encodes MIFESVVVGELGVNCFILGCEKTKEGIVVDPGGEPGRILAAVSQLGLSVKYVINTHGHFDHVGGVKEVLAATGARYLVHREDVPFLSRASDSARAYGLRAENPPLPDEFMEDGLTVSFGECRLKVIHTPGHTPGGCCLYLEDENVVITGDTLFAESVGRTDLPGGSHEILVAGIRDRLLNLPEETSVWPGHGPASTIGHERRHNPYLH; translated from the coding sequence ATGATATTCGAGTCGGTGGTCGTTGGAGAGCTGGGTGTGAACTGCTTCATTCTCGGCTGTGAAAAGACTAAGGAAGGGATTGTTGTCGATCCCGGGGGGGAGCCCGGTCGTATCCTCGCAGCAGTCAGCCAGCTGGGGCTGTCGGTGAAATATGTGATAAATACGCATGGTCATTTTGACCATGTCGGGGGGGTGAAGGAGGTTCTGGCCGCTACGGGTGCGCGGTATCTCGTCCATCGTGAAGACGTGCCCTTCCTCTCAAGGGCCTCTGATTCCGCCAGGGCATATGGTCTCAGAGCCGAAAATCCTCCGCTGCCCGACGAGTTCATGGAGGATGGATTGACGGTCAGCTTTGGAGAGTGCAGGCTGAAAGTGATTCACACCCCTGGCCATACGCCCGGTGGATGCTGCCTCTACCTGGAAGATGAAAACGTAGTAATTACCGGAGATACCCTCTTTGCCGAATCAGTCGGCAGAACCGACCTGCCTGGCGGTTCCCACGAGATTCTTGTCGCTGGAATCCGGGACAGGCTCCTCAACTTGCCGGAGGAAACATCCGTCTGGCCGGGACATGGGCCTGCGAGCACCATCGGCCATGAGCGGCGGCATAATCCGTATCTGCATTAA
- the coaBC gene encoding bifunctional phosphopantothenoylcysteine decarboxylase/phosphopantothenate--cysteine ligase CoaBC: MLKGKKIVLGVTGGIAAYKSVELLRLLTKAGADVHVIMTRSATEFVTPLTFQTLSMNPVNTELFNLISEREIGHISLADRADLFIIAPATANVIGKLAGGIADDMLTTTVMATKAPVLIAPAMNVNMYRNPIYRENEEKLKKHGYFFVEPVRGMLACGWEGEGKLQDPKEIFEAAMDALSVKDLAGEKILVTAGPTREEIDPVRFISNYSSGKMGYAIARAARRRGAAVTLITGPSSVQKPCGMESVSVVSAGQMRDEVISRAKGSTVIVMAAAVADYRPAARSGDKIKKNGETQQLELVKNSDILAELGRGKNGQLLVGFAAETENLLGNASRKLQEKNLDLLVANDVSADGAGFDIDTNIVKLLFKDGRVEDLPLMTKAEVADQILDRVAALRGKG, translated from the coding sequence ATGCTCAAAGGCAAGAAGATCGTACTAGGCGTGACCGGCGGAATCGCCGCCTACAAGTCGGTGGAGCTGTTGCGCCTTTTAACGAAGGCGGGAGCGGATGTTCACGTCATAATGACCCGTTCGGCCACCGAATTCGTCACCCCGCTCACCTTTCAGACCCTCTCAATGAACCCGGTGAACACCGAGCTCTTCAACCTCATATCGGAGCGGGAGATTGGTCACATTTCCCTGGCTGACAGGGCGGATCTCTTCATCATCGCTCCCGCAACGGCCAACGTGATAGGCAAGCTCGCCGGCGGTATAGCGGACGACATGCTTACTACCACGGTCATGGCCACCAAAGCGCCGGTTCTTATCGCACCGGCCATGAACGTGAACATGTACCGCAACCCGATTTACCGGGAGAACGAGGAAAAACTAAAGAAACACGGATATTTTTTCGTTGAGCCCGTTCGCGGGATGCTGGCGTGCGGATGGGAGGGAGAAGGGAAACTGCAGGACCCGAAAGAGATTTTCGAAGCGGCCATGGATGCTCTTTCCGTCAAGGATCTCGCCGGGGAGAAAATCCTTGTCACGGCAGGTCCTACGCGGGAAGAGATCGATCCAGTGCGTTTTATCAGCAACTACTCCTCGGGGAAAATGGGATATGCGATTGCACGAGCCGCACGACGGCGTGGAGCTGCAGTCACACTGATAACCGGTCCTTCGTCGGTTCAGAAACCATGTGGGATGGAGTCTGTTTCCGTTGTGAGTGCCGGGCAGATGCGGGATGAGGTCATTTCCAGGGCCAAGGGGAGTACCGTCATAGTTATGGCCGCCGCAGTGGCCGATTACAGGCCCGCAGCCCGTTCCGGTGATAAAATCAAGAAGAACGGAGAGACTCAGCAACTGGAGCTTGTGAAGAACTCCGATATTCTTGCAGAACTTGGGAGGGGGAAAAACGGCCAACTGCTGGTGGGTTTTGCCGCGGAAACGGAAAATCTTCTAGGTAATGCTTCGAGGAAGTTGCAGGAGAAAAACCTCGACCTGCTGGTAGCCAACGACGTCTCGGCCGACGGCGCAGGTTTCGATATCGATACGAATATCGTAAAGCTTCTTTTCAAGGACGGGAGAGTGGAGGACCTGCCTCTCATGACCAAGGCGGAGGTGGCGGACCAAATCCTCGACCGGGTAGCAGCCCTGAGGGGGAAGGGATAG